GGGCTACAGGGCCCTCTCGTGGTCATGTGGGTCAACATCCCATAGAAGCAGATTGGGTTCATATTCACAGGGACAACATGTCATTCTGGACTGGCTTGCCTGgaaactgtttttaattttgttttatgcatCAACTGCTTTTATTGAGTCTGTGCCTGTAAAACATTCTCTCCATCTCAGCATCAGAGGCAGGAGGTCCGGCCATATGTAAATAGAACATGCTCCTTTGTTCTTTTATAGCCTCATGACTATGGCCAGCATTTGGCAGCCAGTGCACCCTGTGATCTCTGTCCTTTGTCGTTGGCCTCTGGTGTAGTTTTTGACACCACCAACCTGAACAACTGGCAGCACGCCCTCCTACAGCTGTACTCTGCTGCCAAACGCTTCACCCAGGCCTCTAcatgtgggggtggggggggtcagACTTGTATGTGTGCAAAGTGACAAAGAGCTTAGAGCTGAGGTGGAATGTAAAAATCCTTTTAAACCATTTTAGAACACATCCCCATTCATATggtgcacctttttttttaacaataaatgtaatttatttactttactttaggGCGTAAAGTCTCTTATTTAATCAATCTGCAACTGTCAGCCACAAGGGAGCTGGGTTTTGTATCATAAACACTATGTTCACACTATGAGCGAATAAAGCAACAAATCAGCCCAGCGCCAGCCTCTTGTAAAGTGTTGCTTCTTGTAAAGTGTTGCTCAAGCGCTTGTTGACGTAGTTATATCGTTAAATAGCACAGAGAATGAgctaatgtcattttaaaaatagaacGGAACAAGTTGTCGGCCATCAGTTCGTATCTTCATTTCACCAGCGCACAGTGAAACATTGACTTGTAGCTTGCTGCTGTGTCACTTgtagtgtgaacacagcataagCCCGCCCACTTGTTAGTcatccaatcaaatgcaaaatatctgatttaaatccctctagTAACTTTAAAAAGCTCACACATTCCATTTCACTCGGGAATAGTTACAGTACAGAAGCTCAAGATGCTCTTACTTCCTCCCTGGGACTTTAATGGTAGTTGTATTTTGAATATGAACCACTACTTAGTGCTATCAAATCAGACATGTATTGTCAGGTTGTGGTTGTGTTGTGCTGATTTTAAGTTATCACAAAGGACAGACTTAAAGGACAGGTATGTAGGATTTAGGGGTGTTTCTTAGCATAAATAGAATATAATCTTCATGAATAtgttttcataaatgtattatccCCTGAAACTAAGAGTCTTTGGGTTTTTCATTAGCTTAGAATGAAGCCTTCATATCCATAGGGAGCCATTCCTCTTCATGGAGTCCaacatgtttctacagtagcccggAACGGACAAACTAGAGAgagactttggtgtttttacggtacctgaaggccaccgtagttctccgacgCGGTTAGAAAGGGAGTGAgcagaggggtattcagttggttgcaccctgtaacctcaccactagatgtcactaaatcctacactgtggctcacgaggtagagcgctcatcccgcaaccacaaggttggtggtttgaacccctgtcctctacagtcaacatgccgaggtgtcctcgAGCGAGATACCTAACCACAAGTTGCTCCTCCGGGCGCtccttagcagcccactgctcctaaggGATGGGTCAAATACAGAAggcaatttatttttgtacatgtaatcTGATATGAAAGGCTAGTgttcattctgtttgtttaactgatgagagGAATGAAAACTCTGCATAagcatttatttggtctcatttataaagtatttagcatgtgtatgtgttttcaataacacatgcttaaacaaagttgtgatttatcaaacataCATCTCTTCTAAATGGCTGGTTTACATAATCAAGATAATATAAGGTGATGAGAAAATGGCAGTAAAGATGGTCAGTCATGGTATGTTCATTTACTCACAAATTCTCTCTCTTCCCATGATTAATAGGTTATGCCTGTTGTGGAGTGGGTCGCaatttttggtcattttaaaaatgggtacccagaaaaaaatagtttgttaaACACTGTGAAAGACGCTGTGAAGGGCAAGTTTGAGCACCAGTATAGAAGTCTGAAGAGAATGGATTTggatctttaaatgttttctcagtAATCCAGATGACAGGGTTTGACTTTTACAATGCAGCTATGCCCACTGTAGACTTGTTCTTATGTAATACGGGATAGTAAGCCACCTGTTTCTCTTTGCCTTCAGTCAACATGGGTGGAGCTGTGAGTGCCGGTGAGGACAATGACGACTTGATTGACAACCTGAAGGAGGCTTACTACATCCGCTCAGACCTGGTGGAGCGGGCCTTTCGAGCTATCGACCGGGCTGACTATTACCTGGATGAATACCGGGATAATGCCTACAAGGTGAGCACAATGAAAATCTGTGAAATCACCCAAACGGGCTCCAAAGTAATTCACAGCATTCATGATGTGTTTTAAGGGTCTGTTAGGCTGAAGGACAAGCTGGTGGAGGTAacactgttgttgttattgttgttgttaggACTTGGCATGGCGGCATGGAAAGATCCACCTGTCTGCTCCGTGTATCTACTCTGAGGTGATGGAGGCTTTGGACCTCCACCCTGGCCTCTCCTTCCTCAACCTGGGCAGTGGGACCGGCTACCTCAGCACCATGGTCGGCCTCATATTGGGTATGTAGTGTCTATGTCATTGTTCTGGTGAACATGTTGCAGCGTGAAGGTTAAAGGCACACACACTTGTGAACTGAGTGATATTGGTTCAAATTATTACTTACTTCTTACTTAATGATGACTCCAAACACTCTACACTTGTTTGAAAAACACCATCTGGCTTAAACGCAACCAGGAAAATGAGAGCCAACGCTGCCAGTCAGCGACGAGCCTATTTGGCGTATTAAGAAGGAAAAGGAgtgaaaactaaacaaacaaaagtggcgatacttttgttttgtagcaAGCAAGGTAACCAAAAATAGCATTGTTAAATTTATGAACTTAGCAGGCAGTGAGCAATGGACTTCACAGGACAATAATCACAACTTGGATTCATTTTCGATGAAAACATAGAAATAATTGAGGAATTGTATCGAATTAATTGAGACATAATGACAGGTTCAAAGGTAGGATAATCACCATCTTTAGTTGTCTCTCTTGTTTGACGTAATCTTTTCCAAAATCACCAACATGTGTTTATCTAacgaaatattctgcttcaatccttatttgtttgcatttagcCTCTTAAAAGCGACATTTTCACTGACGCCAATAAACGGTTTGCTTTCCAGCTTGCAGTAGACAGGGCGGTTGAGCAGCaccataaatataatttatattaacTCAAtaacaaaaagcctttctcccTATTTTTAGGCTGATGACATTATAAACTATGAGGAGAAACATTCAAAGCATAAATCAAATTCCTCAATAGAAGCTTCAAAcgtaaaataaactaaataaaacctCTGTACAGCAGTATTTAAAATGCCGGTATATCTGATTTAAATCTGATAATTTTGTgctcatgtttatttttgtaaaaatgatcTGAACAATTTAATTGTGGAGAATCTAACTGTGTCATATTGACAAAAGTTACCCGGGGCTTATGGAGACCTGAGCCAGGGTTTATATGTCAAAGCCACACCCTTCCATTAAAAGGGACTAGCTAATAAATGTTGCTCagcttttaattaaagttttacTGTATCAACCTACTCTGAGTTTGTTGTCCAGTCTTGTTTCCATGTAAATGTGGGTCATTTGTGTGCTGAGGTGTGCTAACTGTTCCAGGACCCTTTGGAGTGAATCACGGAATAGAGTTACATGCAGATGTGATTGATTATGCCTACCAGAAGCTCGACTCCTTCATCAAAACCAGCGACAGCTTTGACAAGTATGTGTCCAAATGTGTTGGCGACGTTTCCTTgttcctctttattttttctatatcATTTCTGACCCTTGTgcataatgttttcatttctccTGTGTCTCCCTTCAGATTTGAATTCTGTGAGCCGTCCTTTGTTGCGGGTAACTGCCTGGAGATTCCTCCAGAGAGCCGTCAGTACGACAGGGTGTACTGCGGGGCCGGGGTGCAGAAGGAGCATGAGGACTACATGAAGAACCTGCTTAAGGTGGGGGGCATTCTGGTGATGCCTCTCGAGGAAAAGGTGGGTGTCTTGCCAGAGAAATTCAGGATCGTTTTAGGAAACACTTAACTTTAAGTACCggtatttagcatttataagctTTAAACACACTGTAATGTATTTGTGAGCTGATCACTGAATCTTTATTATTTGTCAACGACTGTAACCCATGAGTGGAGGCTGCAACAAcacaggggcggctgtggctcagtggagagcagggtcgtcccccaatcagagcatcggcggttcgatccctggtccatgtcgatgtgtccttgggcaagacacttaaccccaaattgctcccgcaggctgttcctgcggtgtatgtatgtgtatgaatgttagcctgatgggcaggtggcaccttgcatggtagcccctatcatcagtgtatgaatgggtgtgaatgggtgaatgattagtaatgtaaaagcgctttgagtggtcggaagactagaaaagcgctatacaagtacagtccaatTACCATTTACAGAGAAGCTGTGGTTGGCGATGAAACTCTGGGATTGAGTTAAAGTATTTAAACTCGCGCAAAAAACTTTTTACTCAACGTTTAGTGTTAACACGTTGAACATAAAATAGTGCAGGTTAAATTAAAGGGcttgaatataataaaaaagatttgtgGTAGACAGTGTTGCAAATTCATAAACCCGAACGTAAACGGGAATGCAGTAAATTTATATGCATAATGATAAGTAATAAATGTGCATTTCCCGAAAGTCCTAGATCCTAGACACACGATTTACACACAcgaaaagtgaaatgaaaaaaagctttgatttcctgctgttgtattttctgCAGTTGACCAAGATCACCCGTACGGGGCCGAACAGCTGGGAGACCAAAAAGATCATTTCTGTGTCCTTCGCTCCTCTGATGCTGCCTAAACACAGCACTAATCGCAAACCCAAGAATGTCCCTCTACGTGAGTCTCATCTTGAATTTTATTTCAATTGAAAAAATGCAACTAAATAAGAATATTGATAAACATAGAATGAGTCTAATTCCCCCCTGCTTTTTTGTTTGCAGCTAAGTATGAGGTACGAACGTTACAGGAGCTGGCTCGCATCTGTATCCGCCACACCCTCAGGGTGACCACAGATGGAGGAGACAGCCAGTCACGCGGCCGAGGTTCCTCGTTCAGCGTTGGCAGGGGTCTGGCGGTGGCCGGGCTCCATAAGTACGGCCCTCGCTTCAAACGCAGACGCGTCCACCGGCGCCACTGCAACGCCCTCGTCCTGGCCACGCGTCAGGTGGTGGCCAGCAGTGGCATCGGCCCCGCCCCTCCCGACGGCAACGACACCCAGGGAGGGAGAgcggaagacgaggaggaggccGGAGAGAGGGAGGCGAGGCGGCAGATGAGGGGGAGCAGGAGGGCGGGGAGGGGAGTTGGAGGggtggtggaagaggaggagatggtggcggaagaagatgaggaggaggaggaggaggaagaggagcagcaggaggaggaggaggagaaggagaccGGGGAGCTGCTCCGGCCCCAGCCGGCCGTGAACATCCTCAGAGAGAGGATCCTGGGCCTGCCGCTGCCCGAGCCTCTGAAGATGTACCTGCTGTACTACAGAGAGAAATGAGCCCGCACCTtacacccccaccaccaccaccaccacctgtaCAAGGCAGGACAACATGCCACGCACCTTACTGACCCTCAGCTCCGCTCGCTCACCTTCTCCATCATCCATTCTCTTTGCCACTCCCTCTTTTTTCCCGTTCCCACCcttacttgatttatttcctgACACCATAACGAGTCAGCTCAATTTCTCcagtggagggggaggggaatGGTGGGGGGCAACAATTTAGACAACCAAACAGTCACTGATGTACAACTTTGCTTCTCCATTcatgtgcaaaataaatagatacaaGTACATGAGTCATACACAGATGATCAGTTTGCTGCTCTGTAAATCCAAAATGCCAATCAAGCCTTGCCTATCCGCAGCTTAACAGTGGCCTGAGTACCTACAGCTTAGTGGTGCTGAGAAGGAGGACCATCGTTGTTTGGTCTACAGTGGCAGAGCAGACATGGCAAAGTTCAGACAGTGTAGCAtcgagcagagagagaagcttACCCATAGACCAGAAGGCAGAGGACAGCCCCTGCTCTTTTCTATCCACCAATTCCAGCTGTGCCCCAAGTTAGAGATTATACGTTTTATGTTTAAGTGGTGAAGCTAGTTTGTCCGCATGTGGTGGTGTGTATCATCATCTAATGGGGACGGTGTAGTTTGAGAGAGGAAGACATGGAGTGGGCCCAGAGCTCAAGAGGAAAACGTGTATTTAAAGTTGCAATGATGTtatattttctctctcaatcTATCATAGTCCATGATATTGAAGCTTGTGACCAAGATGGTGTGGCGGTTATTTCCACTCCTTTCCAAATATAAGGGGAGCTTTGTTACGAGCCCTCAGtccattaaatcatttaaatttaaataatctgggtttttttcaagGCAGAGGCTTGCTCATCATTTCAGGCATTCTTTTAGGAGACTAGTAGATTTAATAGAAGGTTGAGTTCTCCCCTTTTCTATGCATATATTTCACTGTATGAGTAAAAGTCCACTGTTGTCTCCTGATGTCGCCACATGGAGATGAAACTGGACTAAATCCTAACATTTGTATCCAAAGGGCATTCTCGCTGTTTTTCTCTACATCCCATTTTATTCTCTAAACCAGAAGAGAATGACCATAAAGATCACATACTTACCAATATTCCGATTGACATAAGTAAACCAGCATGATAACgcataaattaatgtttttgatgaCTGACAGTTCGCAGGGTTTCTTTCAACGTGCTGTCATCTTTTtcttgtcatatttttttaaatatcatgaGACTTGAAGTGGCGTGTACAGTACATATAAAAATCGTATGTTTTGTGAATCATAaaacgataaaaaaaaaggagatacTTTGATTAGTAGGGCATCTACTGGGGCAAGTATCTTATCtcacatttttctgttgtaaTAAGTTAGATGGAGCGTTATTCCTTTGTACTGTTTGCTTTTGTACCAAACTTTCAGCTCCCCTCTGTGCCAAACTTCTGTTGCATGGACAGAATTCTCAAGAGGAAACGGCAGATCATCAACAAGTCAcgcctgaagaagaagaatttgttgatgtttattttttttacatttaaaaaaatctgctcCACTACCACTGAAATGACACTTGTGGTTGCTTATGTATTAGTTATCATGTAAAGCTTTGAATTCCTCCCAttggaaagttgttttttttttgaagaatgtGATGGatagcaaatataaaaaatatttgcacaAGGCAAAACAGACTGCATCAGTAAATACAGTCAATGAGATAAATAATAGATATGATCACAATAAAAGAAGGAATTTGAATATGAACAGCTTATATTGGTATTTTCTCCAACACTGAATGGGAGTATTGTGGCCAACAAGCAGGTCCTCATCAGGCCAGGTTTTCTCCCTTCTGACTCCTGCTGAGTGTAATGTCATGCTTCACTGTTTGGCCATTCTACCATTTCTACTGCTGCTGGATCTGCCTTTAAGGACTGTATGCACACCATTCCTTTATTGGACATGAGTACCATTTCTGTTTGGTTGTTGTGCATTTGTGATTGTCTGCTGAATGTACATGATCAtgacagttttttgggggggagggggtttCTTTTGCATTTGATAATATGTTTTGGAGAGAATgaattgcttgtttttaaaattgagCTGTATTATTGACTGCTGTTAATAAAGTCCATGATACAAAAGAGTTCCGTcgcaaacaaaataatttgattagCTAAGAGAGCGAATTACGAATGGtgtctttatttataaatcacGGGAAATACTTCAAACCCCTTAAATGGTCTCACCAGGTTTAAAGATTCTCAACCGGAAAATGTGTCTATTTTCATAGAAATGCCAATATTCTAAATCTAAACAGTTGATGTATCCCCTCAAAAATCATCAAAGTTAAATAAGTGATGAAATAGCATAACAAATTGTAGACGGTTTTTTGGTGTCTTACTCTGCTCTTTGGGTGCCCTCGGGCTATGGGACCAAAAACCTGAGCTGACATGGCTGAGCCACTCTCCTGCAGGGCCTGTGTAGTTGGagctaggctaacgttagccttTAGCAGAAAGATATATCAAATGAGCAAGATTAGAATGATCAATATCAGTGCGTCACATAGTTAGTTTGCTTATTTTCACAGGCAGGATGGTGGCAAACCTGAAAATCCTGCAACTCTCTAAGCTGGCTCGTAAGTATCTGTGTGTACCAGGAACCTCTGTGCGCTCTGAGCGGTTTGTTCTCAACAGCAGGTAAAATTGTTACTAAAAAGAGAGCCGCACTTGATCCTGGTCAAGTTGATCGACTGGTGTTTCTGACTAATATTAGAAATGAAGTCGGTTTGTTCGACTTGACTGTCAGTTCTATGTTTTAACCCTGATCACTACGGTTTTATTCCAAAACTATATGAATTCTCACATCTTAACTctcatttctattttcttcATGTTGTGTATTATCTGTtattaatactgtaaaataactATGATGTGAGACAGGAAGGCTACTGTATAGTCAACTACTGAGGATTGGTCACATTTTTAATTCTGATTCATCTTTGAGTCACAAACTGAAGTCCATTGGACAACCATCTCAATAAAGAATACCCAGTTCAGCAGTCTGGTTTACTCCAACCTTCTCAGAGTCTGACAATTGTATCCACCTTTTATTATACATATAAGTCGGTACAAGTAGATTGTAGATATtggcatatttaaaaaaaaaagggatgacCCAGTCAAGTGTTCCCACGATCCCAATCTGAGTCATTTATTGAAGAGCATCTGCTGATACTGGGCCCCGTCCAATACTTGTATTTTCCTGGAGAATACAGCTGCACAGTGAACacttactccagtattagcttctctgcactggctccctgttaaatcaagaatagaatttaaaattattttacttacctacaaagctctaactggtcaggcaccgtcttatcttaaggaacttatagttccatattacccaactagagagctgcgctcaatcaatgggctggttcaggttcgccttggtccagcccctagatatgctgatatatgcctagacagccgggggactacctaggatacgctgagctcctctctcctcttctctccctccttctttatgtattaatctcctatttatgcacattactgattttgcttcttccccggagttcttgtgctttctcgcctcgcaggttcccaggaatcggggttatatttggactgtcatcgtgccacctactgaggccctgctgacacccactactactaccactatcattattagtcacattactattattaggctgcacggtggtgtagtggttaacactgtcgcctcacagcaagaggggcccgggttcaattcccgggctggacaaccttctgtgtggagtttgcatgttctccccgtgtcagcgtgggttctctccgggttctccggcttcctcccacagtccaaagacatgcaggttaggttaattgatgactctaaattgcccgtaggtgtgaatgtgagcgtgagtggttgtctgtctatatatgtctgccctgtgataggctggcgacctgtccagggtgtaccctgccttcgcccattgacagctgggatcggctccagcacccccgcgacccttaactggataagcggtaacggaagatggatggatggatggattactattattattgcctgtactattacgcttattgacttgcttgtaccctggagtctttgtgctttctcgctaggcttctataaatcgtggctgtacctggaccgtggacgtgcatcctgctacggccctgctgacaccgactgctaccaccattattattactagtcacattactattactattacctgtaccattaagcattttagctttacttccaccctgaagcccttttgctttctcgttctgcaggtttccatgaatcgttgtggtacctggaccgtagtcgtgcctcctgctgtgagccgactgacacccactgctacttcgattattattattagtcacattactatccctattttcatggctataattctactgtaataattgctgctgttattataagtagtcttattatatgaatcatttatgtcatatacattgaatgtgttgtatctctgttatgctgctcattctgtacacatgacatctattgcattctgtccatcctgggagaaggatccctcctctgtcgttctcccataggtttcttccttttttctccctgttaaagggtttttttaggggagtttttcctgtgccgatgtgagggaaggacagaggatgtcgcatgtgcacagattgtaaagccctctgaggcaaatttgtaatttgtgattctgggctatacaaaataaactgaaactgaaactgaaacttcAATTACATTGAAGTTATTCAAATCTATCTAATGTATATGCTTGACAATTGAATAACTCTGCAttgcattaagaaaaaaattgcCTGCATTCAagctgtttctttgtgtttttattatctgtattttttataaaatttccAGCTGTCCCTCTTTGGCCTTGTCGCTGTCTCGAGggaatttctttctttaaaactatttttgatGCTTAAATGCTTAAAACGTTGCTTGAGTTACTTGAATGAACTGGATTTGGCTGAGAGTTTGTTTTTGACATCCCTACATCGCTACATCTTTAGATACAATTACGTTAATAATTTACTgagtgtggttgttgttgttggctgTCCTTGGTGGAACACGCTCCATAAATGACAGAAAggagctgaaatgaaacaagtgcacttaaataagtaaataacatgaatataGAGCGTCGTACTGCGTTTTGTTGTAGTTTATGGTGTGTGGTTATTATCTGGAGGTGATGCCCACAAACGGAAcccagcagagagacagactgcaCGCTGTGCATGAAACCTTCACAGGTAAGAACACTTGTGTGACATCTGACTCAAAACGAAGGATCAGATGTGGCTCTGTCTCTATGTAGCCCACCgatcagttaaaaaaatgccTTGATTGGTCCCGATGCCCATCTTTGAGATTGATCTGGGCATCCCTATTGAAAAGTGATGCTCCCACCTAAGGGTCATTTCAAACCGCCCAGATTATTTCATATGAGCTCCCCCAATTTAGGTGATTACCTAGTAAAGtcttaattcattttatttgtatagcacttttatATGAAAGGGTGAACACCCACGTGCCATCTTCTGggtttagttttcttttttatgcttCCAGGCTTCCCCTGGTAACCCTGTGTTTAGTATCACCACGCTGTGAGTAGTGGATAATTCTCTTAGGGATAGTCTGCAGACTTTGTGGGAAAGCTGCTGGAAGTCGATGTGTTCTTTTGTACACAAGACTAGGGGATTTGGCCCCTAGTCTTGAAAACAATAGTCCACAAACTAATCACAGTAAGTACAGCCACTTACTGGTCTATGACTTGTgcccaaacagcagacagacacagatagaGTCTAGCTGGTGAACTTTATAAGGTAatcatctgtttgttgtgtttacaacttcatcctctgctcccaagtgacaaaaaaaaatctgtcaaaacaGATTTAATTTGGGAGCCAAAATCGTTTCGACCAACAGCTGCCTTAATGTCGTTGCCAAAGGACTCATGAACCACAAATTCCAAGGGCCACAACTAGCACATGACGCAGAACTAACCTTTGTGACACTGATTCTCAGCCTTCTCAAATCTGGCACTTATACACTGTGTGAGTTAGAAGAAGAGTGAGTTTGCATATAAGGATAAAAGGCATGCTGCAAAGACAACCCAGATAATTCACTAGTTTCTAACGGCCCCATGCGAGTGGCGTCTGTCCTTTTAAACAAGGTGTACTTGCTCATTATCCCCCTCTGTGTTTTCATGGTATGTCTTGGTGAGAAAAAACgtccatttctttttatttatttaagatacCATGTTGCTCCTAAAGTAATAGGAGACCCACTATACAATTGTCTGTAATATGTATCCAatgagttattattttttttattttttacatcaaaagTGAATCTGTGAATCTTCTACTAACTATAAAGCATCAGTTATTTCACTGTGAACGCACCAGTGCAACCATCAACGTGTGATGAGTGGACGCTACTGCGCAGCTGCCACAGTTCGTTGATGCGTTTAATCGTTTTAAGGATTTATCTAGAATAACACATTGACTTGACTACTGTCTTATTCTGAAGGTCAGGAGCCCATGGCGGAAGTGTTCACGCGTCGATGAACGCGTCTTGACTTCGTtgcgttgttttgtttttattctctattAATCCATACACTCAGACTTATATGAGCAATGAACCAAGCATTCGTTTAGGTTCGGGCGCAGAGCTTTCCACATTGTATTtactatattaatattatcgtattttttttttttgttgtcgtGATCACGTGGTCCGGTCAGAGGAAGTTGACTCGTATGAGCCAATGAGCAGCGAGCTGGTGGTCACGGCGTTAACCATTGGCTGGTTCAAAAGGGAAACTATTTAAGCGCTAACGGCTGGCGGCAACTACACTTGTGTTGCTCTGAGAACAGACTGTTTCGGTAAGCTTgcccattaaatgtatttattttggacTTACGCTAATTAAGTAAAAGTGTCCCTGTGTTCAGAGTGCAGGTGGACTTCCTCAGATAGCCGTAGCAGCTTTACTGACGTGTGAACTAGGCTGACAGTAGTGTGAAGTTACCCCGGTCACGTTAACGTGTTGTTCGTGAAGGAAACGCGGCTCTTAACGTACATCTAACGGGTGCAGAGACGAGCCTCTACTCGgcctttttattgattttaaagatGTTGTCGTGTTTGCTGGTTTTCCTGTTTAGGTGAGTTGTCCAATAACGCATTTTGAGACAATGGCTGAGGGCGGATCCGATGAACGCTACGAGTTTGATGCCCCGTCTCATGTGGTGGACTTCGTAGATCTGGAGAATGACGAGAGCGAGGACGTGTGGTTTGGTAGgtctctcttctgtctcatcCTCTGATGAA
The sequence above is a segment of the Anoplopoma fimbria isolate UVic2021 breed Golden Eagle Sablefish chromosome 12, Afim_UVic_2022, whole genome shotgun sequence genome. Coding sequences within it:
- the LOC129099709 gene encoding protein-L-isoaspartate O-methyltransferase domain-containing protein 2-like, which codes for MGGAVSAGEDNDDLIDNLKEAYYIRSDLVERAFRAIDRADYYLDEYRDNAYKDLAWRHGKIHLSAPCIYSEVMEALDLHPGLSFLNLGSGTGYLSTMVGLILGPFGVNHGIELHADVIDYAYQKLDSFIKTSDSFDKFEFCEPSFVAGNCLEIPPESRQYDRVYCGAGVQKEHEDYMKNLLKVGGILVMPLEEKLTKITRTGPNSWETKKIISVSFAPLMLPKHSTNRKPKNVPLPKYEVRTLQELARICIRHTLRVTTDGGDSQSRGRGSSFSVGRGLAVAGLHKYGPRFKRRRVHRRHCNALVLATRQVVASSGIGPAPPDGNDTQGGRAEDEEEAGEREARRQMRGSRRAGRGVGGVVEEEEMVAEEDEEEEEEEEEQQEEEEEKETGELLRPQPAVNILRERILGLPLPEPLKMYLLYYREK